The genomic segment TCGGCCTGCCCGTCTCCTACCGCGGCGACCAGTGGCCCCGGCTGCTGGAGACCATGAAGGTCGACAAGAAGTCCCGCGGCGACCTGCTGCGCTTCATCGTCCTCGACGGCCTCGCCAAGCCCACCGTCCTGGAGGGCCCGGACCCGTCCCTGCTGCTGGCCGCCTACGGGGAGGTCTCCGCATGACCGCCGGACCGCGCCACGTCCTGGTGCTCAACGGCCCCAACCTCGGCCGGCTGGGCTCGCGCGAGCCGGACGTCTACGGCTCCACGAGCTACTCCGGACTGGTCGAGGAGTGCACCCGCCTCGGCGCCGAACTCGGCTTCACGGTCGACGTGCGGGAGACCAACGACGAGGGCGAGATGATCCGCTGGCTGCACGAGGCGGCCGACGGGCGCGTCCCCGTCGTGATCAACCCGGGCGCCTTCACGCACTACTCGTACGGCATGCGGGACGCCGCCGCGCAGCGCACCGCGCCCCTGATCGAGGTGCACATCTCCAACCCGTACGCACGGGAGGAGTTCCGGCACACCTCGGTCATCGCGGCGGTCGCCTCCGGGACCGTGGCGGGCTTCGGCCTCGGCTCCTACCGGCTGGCGCTGCGCGCCCTGGCCGACGCCGCGACCGGCTGACCGGGCACGTTCCGCCGTCCCCGGCCGTTCTGCGGATACGGCCGGGGACGGTACCGTTCGGTGGCGTTCGGTCGCACAACGGGATCGAACACCGGCCAGTCCGCCCGCACGAGACGGAGACTCAGCGGATGCAGCACGCGACGGGGGCTCCGCTGCCACCGCCCCACGGCCCCGCCCACCCATCCTGGGCCCAGGGCGGCCCTCCGGGGCATCCGGGACACCAGCGCGGTCCGGTGCCGCCCGGCCGGGCCCCGGGCCCGCCGGGACAGGCGCCGCCGGGGCAGCCGCAGCCCCCGCACCAGCAGCCGCCCTCCGGCCCACCCCACCACCAGCCGCCGCCCGCCCCGCCGTACCCGCGGCCCGCCGGCCCGCCGCCGCACCAGGCCCCGCCCGCCGGGCCGCACGGCGCCCCGGGGCAGCAGGGGCACCACGCCCCGCCCGCCGGGGACGCCACCGGTCATCTGCGGCTGCCCGCCGGGGCCCCCGTCCCCGCGCCCGGTACCGGACCGGGCACGGCGGCGCCCGACGCGGCGCACGCCGCCGTGGCGGTGCTGCTGATAGGTCCGGCCGGCGCGGGCAAGACGACGGTCGCCCGGCACTGGGCGGACAGCCGGCGGGTGCCGACCGCGCACATCAGCCTGGACGACGTCCGCGAGTGGGTCCGCTCCGGCTTCGCCGACCCGCGCTCGGGCTGGAACGACCACTCCGAGGCGCAGTACCGGCTGGCCCGCCGCACCTGCGGCTTCGCGGCCCGCAACTTCCTGGCCAACGGCATCTCCTGCATCCTCGACGACGCCGTCTTCCCGGACCGCCCGGCCATCGGCCTCGGCGGCTGGAAGCGCCATGTCGGGCCCGGTCTGGTGCCGGTGGTGCTGCTGCCCGGACTGGAGATCGTCCTGGAGCGGAACGCCGCCCGCAGCGGAACCCGCCGGCTGACCGACGAGGAGGTCGCCCGCATCCACGGCCGGATGGCCGGCTGGTACGGCTCCGGGCTGCCGATCATCGACAACTCGCAGTACGACGTGGCCACCACGGCCCGCGCCCTGGACGACGCCATCAGCCGCAGCCTGGCCAGCCCTCCGCAGTTCTGACGCCGCGCGCCGGGGGCCACCCCGTGCGCCGCCCCCGGCGCCCCCCGTCCGGACGCGTTCGGGGGGCCGGGCGCGGGACGCGCTCATAAGGTCGGAACATGTCAGAGGTGCACGCGGCCCGCCGCTCACAGCTGCGCGACCGGTGCGCGGCAGCCGGTGAGGCTGCCGTCCTCGTCTCGCGCCCCGCCAACATCCGCTATCTCGCCGGCGCCTCACCGGCCGGCGCGGTCCTGCTGCTGGGGCCGGGCGGCCCGGGCGGCCGGGCTGGTGACGTCCTTTTCTGCCCGCGCCCGCCGAGCGGGGACCTCGCCGAGGGGCAGGTGGCCGGCGATCTGCGGGTGCGGGTGCTGCCCGCGGGCACCGCCGACGCCGCGGCGGCCGCCGCCGGCCTCGCCGCCTCGGCGGGCGCGGAGCTGCTGGCCGTCGAGGAGCACGACCTCTCCGTCACCCGGCACCGGGCCCTCGGCGCGGCCGCCCCGCACGTCCGCCTCACCGACCTCTCCCGCGCCGTCGAGCAGCAGCGGCTGGTGAAGGACGAGGAGGAGATCGCCTGCCTGCGGATCGCGGCGGAGATCGCCGACCAGGCCCTGGGCGAACTGCTGGAGTCGATCCTCGTCGGCCGCACCGAGCGCCATCTGGCGCTGGAGTTGGAGCGCCGCCTCGTCGACCACGGCGCGGACGGCCCGGCGTTCCCCACCTCGGTGGGAACCGGCCCCAACTCCGGTGTCCCGGGCCACCCTCCGTCGGACCGGCGGGTGGAGGAGGGCGACTTCCTCAGCGTGTGCCTGGGCGCCGACTACCGCGGCTACCACTGCGAGCTGGGGCGCACCTTCGTCATCGGCACCTCGCCGGCCCGCTGGCAGATCGAGCTGTACGAGGTGGTCTTCGCGGCGCAGCGGGCGGGCCGTGAGGCCCTGGCGCCCACCGTGGAGTACCGCGCGGTGGACCGGGCCGCCCGGCAGGTCCTGGAGGCGGCGGGGCACGGGGGCGGGCTGCCGCGGAGGACGGGGCACGGGGTGGGGCTGGAAATCCACGAGGACCCCGAACTCTCCCCGACCGCCATGGGTAAACTGGACGCTTGTGTGCCGGTCACCGTCGGACCGGGGGTCCACCTCCCGGGCCGGGGCGGTGTCCGGATCGACGACACGCTCGTCGTTCGTCCCGAGGCGGACGGCGGACCCGAGCTACTCACCATCACGACCAAGGAACTGCTCGCCCTGTAGCCGTGCCCGGCGGCCGCGCGTTCGTATTCGCCGTCGGTGCCGTGGCCGCTGTAGCCTGCGCAACGCCCTTGGTTCCATCAGCTTCAGTCCAGGAGACACCGCAACCGTGGCATCCACGAACGACCTCAAGAACGGCATGGTGCTCAAGCTCGAAGGCGGCCAGCTCTGGTCCGTCGTCGAGTTCCAGCACGTCAAGCCCGGCAAGGGCCCCGCCTTCGTCCGCACCAAGCTGAAGAACGTGCTTTCCGGCAAGACGGTCGACAAGACCTTCAACGCCGGGGTGAAGGTCGAGACGGCCAGCGTCGACAAGCGCGGGATGCAGTTCTCGTACAAGGACGGCGACGACTTCGTCTTCATGGACTCGGAGACCTTCGACCAGATCTACGTCTCCCCGGAGACGGTCGGCGACGCCGCCAACTACCTCCTGGAGGGCTTCGACGCCGTCGTGGCGATGTACGAGGGCAGCCCGCTCTACATCGAGCTGCCCGCCGCCGTCGAGCTGACGATCGAGTACACCGAGCCGGGTGTGCAGGGCGACCGCTCCACCGGCGGCTCCAAGCCCGCCAAGCTGGAGACCGGTTACGAGATCGGCGTTCCGCTCTTCATCACCAGCGGCGAGAAGATCAAGGTCGACACCCGCTCCGGCGAGTACCTCGGCCGGGTGACTGGCTAACCGTGGCTGCCCGCACCAAGGCCCGCAAGCGTGCCTTCCAGATCCTCTTCGAGTCCGACCAGCGCGGGGTGCCCGTGCGCACGGTGCTCGCGGACTGGCTGCGGCACGCCCGGACCGACGACCGGCAGCCGCCGGTCAACGAGTACACCATGCAGCTGGTCGAGGGGTACGCCGAGCACGAGCGCCACATCGACGAGCTGATCGGCACCTACTCCGTCGGCTGGACCCTCGACCGGATGCCCGTCGTCGACCGCTGCCTGCTGCGGCTGGGCGCGTACGAGCTGATCTGGGAGGACGAGACGCCGGACGCGGTGGTCATCGACGAGGTGGTGCAGCTCGCCAAGGAGTTCTCCACCGACGACTCGCCCTCCTTCGTCAACGGACTGCTGGGCCGCTTCAAGGAGCTGAAGCCGGGGCTCCGCCGGGCCTGACCGGCCCCGGCACCGGACACCGCGGCGGGCCGGCCGGCGCACGCCGGCGCGCAGCCGCACACGGCACGGGACCGCACCGGGCCCGCGGCGCGAAGTCGAACGGACTTCCGCCGCGGGCCTGGTGCGTTTCTGTGACGTGTTCTAGGTTCACCGCATGCCCGAGCATGATCACGACAAGCCCGCGCCGCCGGGCGCCGGCCACGCCACCGCCGCGCGGGGGAGCGGCCCGGCCGCCGGTGAGGTCCCGCTGGCCGCCCGGGTCAGGATCGGCTACGGCCTCGGGTCCTTCGCCACCGGAACCTTCGGCACCGTTCCGGGCCTGCTGCTGCTCTACTACCTCACCGACATCCTCGGCGTCACCGCCGGCCTCGCCGGGCTGCTCGTCTTCCTGCCCAAGGCGTGGGACGTCCTGCTCAACCCGTGGATCGGCAGCCTGTCCGACCGCACCGTGCACCGCTGGGGCCCGCGGCGCCCCTGGATGCTGCTGGGCGCGCTCACCATGCCGCTCTGCTTCGCCGCCATGTTCGCCGCCCCGGACCTGGAGCGCGGCTGGGCCGCCGCCTACGTCGCCGTACTCTTCCTGCTGACCGCCACCGGCTACGCCTGCTTCCAGGTCCCGTACGTGGCCCTCCCGGCGGAGCTCACCACCGACCCGGACGAGCGCGCCCGCGTGATGAGCTGGCGGGTCGCCTTCCTCGGCGCCGCCATCCTGCTCTCCGGCGCGGTGGCCCCGCTGCTGGCCGGAGCCTCCGGCGACGACCACGGCTCGCCCGGCGGCTACCGGCTCATGGGGGTCGTCATCGGCGCCCTGCTCTGCGCCGGGATGCTGGCCGCCTTCGCCGCGACGGCACGCGCGCCCGCCGTGCTGCGGGTGACGAGTGAGCCCGGCCTCCTGGCGCAGCTCCGGGCGGCCCGCGGCAACCGGCCCTTCGCCCGGCTGCTCGCCGCCTTCGTCACCCAGGCCGCCGCCACGGGGCTGATGCTGGCCGGCACCCAGTACTTCGCCACGTACATCCTCCACCGGCCCTCCGCCACCAGCGTCCTCTTCGCCTGCCTGATCGTGCCCTCGCTGCTCGCGATGCCGCTCTGGCTGACCGTGGGGCGCCGCACCGGCAAACGCTCCGCGGCCCTCGCCGCCTCCGGCTGCTTCCTGGCCGGGGCCGCGACGGCCGCCTTCGCCCGCGAACTGCCCGCCGGCGCGGTCTACGCGGCCGTCGCCCTGGCCGGCGCCGGCTACGCGGGCATGCAGATGCTGCCGCTGGCCATGCTGGGCGACGCCATCGCCGCCGACGCCTTCACCAGCGGCCGCCGCCGCGCCGGCCTGTTCACCGGCCTCTGGACGGCGGGGGAGACCCTGGGCCTCGCCCTCGGCCCCGGGCTCTACGGGCTCGTCCTGGCGGCGGGCGGCTTCGTCTCCTCCGACGCCGGCCACCGCGTGGAGCAGCCCGCATCGGCGCTCACCGCGATCGTCACCGGCTTCGGCGCCCTCCCCGCCCTGCTCCTGCTGCTCAGCCTCCCGATGCTGGCCCGCTACGACCTGACGGAGCGGAAGCTCAACGCCCTCCGCGACGCGGCGGCGCGGCGTGCGCCCGCGCCCGCCGCCGGCACCGCTCCGGACCCCCGCCCCGCAGACCCCCGACGCGACGGAGACATCCCATGACCGCCCCCACCCCTTCCGCCGGTCCCGTGGCCGGAGGCGCGCCCCGGCGCGACATCCTCGACCGGCTCGACTCCCTGCGCGCAACCGACCTGCCCGTCCGCGGCGGCCGCACCATGGCGTACGTCTACGACTCCGGCCTCGACGGCGTCGAGGAGCTTGCGGCGGCCGCGCAGGCGCGGTTCGCGGGGGTCAACGGGCTCGACATGACGGCCTTCCCGAGCGTCGTCGCCCTGGAGAACGCCGTCGTGGGCCGCGCCGCCCGGCTGCTCGGCGGCGGCCCGGACACGGCGGGCACCTTCACCAGCGGCGGCACCGAGAGCTGTCTGCTCGCCGTGCTCACCGCCCGCGAGCACGCCCGGCGCACCCGCGGTGTCACGGCTCCCGAGCTCGTCCTGCCCACCACCGTCCACGCGGCCTTCCACAAGGCCGCGGCACTCTTCGGGCTGCGGACCGTCTCCGTACCGGCCGACCCCGTGACGTACCGGGTCCGTCCGGAGGACATCGCCGCGGCGATCACCCCCGACACCGCCCTGGTCGTCGTCTCGGCGCCGTCCTACGCCCACGGCGTCATCGACCCGGTGGCCGCCGTGGCGGCCGAGGCGGGGCGCCGCGGGGTGCTCTGCCATGTCGACGCCTGCATCGGCGGCTGGTACCTGGGCCACCTGCGGTACGCGGACGGCCTGCCGCAGCCGCCCGCCTTCGACCTCTCCGTCCCCGGGGTCACCTCGCTCTCGGTGGACCTGCACAAGTACGGCTACACGGCCAAGGGCGCCTCCGTGCTGCTCTTCCGCGACGCGGAGCTGCGCCGGCACGGCTGGTTCGCCCACGCCTCCTGGCCCGGCTATCCCGTGGTCAACGCCACCCTCCAGGGCACCAAGTCCGCCGGTCCGCTCGCGGCCGCCTGGGCCGTGCTCGAACACATCGGCACCGACGGCTACACCGGGCTTTCCCGGCGCGTACACGGGGCGACGGCATCCCTCGCCGCCGGGATCGGCGCCATCGACGGTCTCCGCGTCCTGGGCCGTCCCGAGGCGTCCCTGCTCGCGGTCGCCTCCGAGGACCCCGCCCTGGACGTCTTCGTGGTGGCCGACGAGATCCGGGCGGACGGCTGGTACCTCCAGCCGCAGCCCGCCTTCGACGGCTCACCGGCCAATCTCCACCTGACCGTCACGGCGGCGGTGGCGGGGGAGGAGACGGTACGGCTGCTGCTCGCCGATCTCGCGAAGGCCGTGGAACGGGCCCGCGCCCTGGGCCCCGCCACGGTCGACCCGGCCCTGGCGGAGGCGGCGGCCGGGCTCGACCCGGACACCCTCGGCCCCGAGGAGGTGGGACTGGCCCTCTCGCTGGCCGGTATCGGCGCGGACGGCGCGCTCCCGGAACGGATGGCCCCGGTCCTGGCCGTCCTCCAGGCGCTGCCGCCGCGCCTCACCGAACGGCTGCTCCCCGAGGTCGTCGGGCGCCTCTACCGGCCGGAACCCGGCGGGCCCGCACGGGCGGCGGAGAGCGGGCCGGAGGAGGGCTGACCGGCGGGGAACCGGCAGGGCGCTCCCGGACGGGGCGGGGGCCCGTCCAGGAGCCGGCATGCGCGGACCGGTGGCCCGTCCGGGGCCCCGGCGGAGCGCTCCGGGGCGCGGGTCACGGTTGTCACCGTGCGTGAGGGATGGCTCGCCCAGTGCGAAGGGGGTGCACGCGGCGGCTACGGACGGCAGGGCGCGGCTTCGCGCCCGGCGGCCCCAGCCCGAGCCCGGCCGGCGGCTCGGCGGCGGCCTGACGGTGGCCCGGCAGCGGCTGCGCGGGGGCCCGGTGCGCGTACGGCGGCGGCCCGCGGGCCCGGCGCACGGCCGCACGCCGGCTGGGACGGCGGCGGGAACGACGGCCGGGAACACCGCGGGGCGGTGGGGAGCGTACGGGCTCCCCGCCACCCCGCGGGAACGGTCTCGGCGGCGGGCCGCGGTCCCGCCGGCCGCGGCGGTCCGCGGCGGGCGGGCGCCGTGGAGGGGCGGAGGGGTCAGGCGTCCTCGTGCTGCACGGCCCGGCGGGCGTCCGCGTCCAGCACACCCCAGCTGATCAGCTGCTCGGTGAGCACCGAGGGGGACTGGTCGTAGATCACCGCGAGGGTGCGCAGGTCGTCCTGGCGGATGGAGAGGACCTTGCCGTTGTAGTCGCCGCGCTGGCTCTGGATCGTCGCGGCGTACCGCTGGAGCGGTCCGGCCTTCTCCTGCGGCACATGGGCGAGCCGCTCCAGGTCGAGGACCAGCTTCGGCGGCGGTTCGGCGGCGCCCCCGGGCGTGGTGCCCGGCAGGAGCTCCTGCACGGGGACGCCGTAGAAGTCCGCCAGCTCGGCAAGACGCTGCACGGTCACCGCACGGTCGCCCCGCTCGTAGGAGCCGACGACGACGGCCTTCCAGCGGCCCTGGGACTTCTCCTCGACTCCGTGGAGGGAAAGGCCCTGCTGGGTGCGGATGGCGCGAAGCTTGGCTCCGAGCTGTTTGGCGTATTCGCTGGACATATAGCTCCCCGGACGAATTGGTAACTCACTGTGATGTTACGCAGCGTAATTCTGCTTCGTCAAGCGGAGGGGGTCCCACCGAGATCCGGCCCGTACGCGGGGCGCCTCCGCCGGGGCCCCGGTACCCCCTCCCGTACAGCTTTCCGTACGGCCCGGCGGGCTTCCGCGCTCACCCCCGGGGGCGGGACGGCCCCCGCTCCACCGGGCCGGAGCCGGGCCCCGTCCCGTCCGCCCCGTCCCGTCCGCCCC from the Streptomyces xinghaiensis S187 genome contains:
- a CDS encoding MFS transporter translates to MPEHDHDKPAPPGAGHATAARGSGPAAGEVPLAARVRIGYGLGSFATGTFGTVPGLLLLYYLTDILGVTAGLAGLLVFLPKAWDVLLNPWIGSLSDRTVHRWGPRRPWMLLGALTMPLCFAAMFAAPDLERGWAAAYVAVLFLLTATGYACFQVPYVALPAELTTDPDERARVMSWRVAFLGAAILLSGAVAPLLAGASGDDHGSPGGYRLMGVVIGALLCAGMLAAFAATARAPAVLRVTSEPGLLAQLRAARGNRPFARLLAAFVTQAAATGLMLAGTQYFATYILHRPSATSVLFACLIVPSLLAMPLWLTVGRRTGKRSAALAASGCFLAGAATAAFARELPAGAVYAAVALAGAGYAGMQMLPLAMLGDAIAADAFTSGRRRAGLFTGLWTAGETLGLALGPGLYGLVLAAGGFVSSDAGHRVEQPASALTAIVTGFGALPALLLLLSLPMLARYDLTERKLNALRDAAARRAPAPAAGTAPDPRPADPRRDGDIP
- a CDS encoding pyridoxal phosphate-dependent decarboxylase family protein, which translates into the protein MTAPTPSAGPVAGGAPRRDILDRLDSLRATDLPVRGGRTMAYVYDSGLDGVEELAAAAQARFAGVNGLDMTAFPSVVALENAVVGRAARLLGGGPDTAGTFTSGGTESCLLAVLTAREHARRTRGVTAPELVLPTTVHAAFHKAAALFGLRTVSVPADPVTYRVRPEDIAAAITPDTALVVVSAPSYAHGVIDPVAAVAAEAGRRGVLCHVDACIGGWYLGHLRYADGLPQPPAFDLSVPGVTSLSVDLHKYGYTAKGASVLLFRDAELRRHGWFAHASWPGYPVVNATLQGTKSAGPLAAAWAVLEHIGTDGYTGLSRRVHGATASLAAGIGAIDGLRVLGRPEASLLAVASEDPALDVFVVADEIRADGWYLQPQPAFDGSPANLHLTVTAAVAGEETVRLLLADLAKAVERARALGPATVDPALAEAAAGLDPDTLGPEEVGLALSLAGIGADGALPERMAPVLAVLQALPPRLTERLLPEVVGRLYRPEPGGPARAAESGPEEG
- the aroQ gene encoding type II 3-dehydroquinate dehydratase; this encodes MTAGPRHVLVLNGPNLGRLGSREPDVYGSTSYSGLVEECTRLGAELGFTVDVRETNDEGEMIRWLHEAADGRVPVVINPGAFTHYSYGMRDAAAQRTAPLIEVHISNPYAREEFRHTSVIAAVASGTVAGFGLGSYRLALRALADAATG
- a CDS encoding AAA family ATPase, producing the protein MQHATGAPLPPPHGPAHPSWAQGGPPGHPGHQRGPVPPGRAPGPPGQAPPGQPQPPHQQPPSGPPHHQPPPAPPYPRPAGPPPHQAPPAGPHGAPGQQGHHAPPAGDATGHLRLPAGAPVPAPGTGPGTAAPDAAHAAVAVLLIGPAGAGKTTVARHWADSRRVPTAHISLDDVREWVRSGFADPRSGWNDHSEAQYRLARRTCGFAARNFLANGISCILDDAVFPDRPAIGLGGWKRHVGPGLVPVVLLPGLEIVLERNAARSGTRRLTDEEVARIHGRMAGWYGSGLPIIDNSQYDVATTARALDDAISRSLASPPQF
- a CDS encoding aminopeptidase P family protein, which produces MSEVHAARRSQLRDRCAAAGEAAVLVSRPANIRYLAGASPAGAVLLLGPGGPGGRAGDVLFCPRPPSGDLAEGQVAGDLRVRVLPAGTADAAAAAAGLAASAGAELLAVEEHDLSVTRHRALGAAAPHVRLTDLSRAVEQQRLVKDEEEIACLRIAAEIADQALGELLESILVGRTERHLALELERRLVDHGADGPAFPTSVGTGPNSGVPGHPPSDRRVEEGDFLSVCLGADYRGYHCELGRTFVIGTSPARWQIELYEVVFAAQRAGREALAPTVEYRAVDRAARQVLEAAGHGGGLPRRTGHGVGLEIHEDPELSPTAMGKLDACVPVTVGPGVHLPGRGGVRIDDTLVVRPEADGGPELLTITTKELLAL
- the efp gene encoding elongation factor P, with protein sequence MASTNDLKNGMVLKLEGGQLWSVVEFQHVKPGKGPAFVRTKLKNVLSGKTVDKTFNAGVKVETASVDKRGMQFSYKDGDDFVFMDSETFDQIYVSPETVGDAANYLLEGFDAVVAMYEGSPLYIELPAAVELTIEYTEPGVQGDRSTGGSKPAKLETGYEIGVPLFITSGEKIKVDTRSGEYLGRVTG
- the bldD gene encoding transcriptional regulator BldD, with amino-acid sequence MSSEYAKQLGAKLRAIRTQQGLSLHGVEEKSQGRWKAVVVGSYERGDRAVTVQRLAELADFYGVPVQELLPGTTPGGAAEPPPKLVLDLERLAHVPQEKAGPLQRYAATIQSQRGDYNGKVLSIRQDDLRTLAVIYDQSPSVLTEQLISWGVLDADARRAVQHEDA
- the nusB gene encoding transcription antitermination factor NusB translates to MAARTKARKRAFQILFESDQRGVPVRTVLADWLRHARTDDRQPPVNEYTMQLVEGYAEHERHIDELIGTYSVGWTLDRMPVVDRCLLRLGAYELIWEDETPDAVVIDEVVQLAKEFSTDDSPSFVNGLLGRFKELKPGLRRA